A stretch of Onychomys torridus chromosome 2, mOncTor1.1, whole genome shotgun sequence DNA encodes these proteins:
- the LOC118578749 gene encoding olfactory receptor 2K2: MQGENFTVWSLFFLEGFSRYPRLEIVLFVFSLVMYLVTLLGNSTLILITVLDSRLQTPMYLFLGNLSFMDICYTSASIPTLLVNLLSSKKTIIFSGCVVQMYLSLSMGSTECILLAVMAYDRYVAICKPLRYPIIMNRQVCVQMATLSWVTGCLTALLETSFALQIPLCGNVIDHFTCEILAVLKLACMSSLLMDMVMLVVSILLLPIPMLLICISYGFILSTILRISSTEGRNKAFSTCGAHLTVVILYYGAALSMYLKPSSSNSQEIDKIISLLYGVLTPMLNPIIYSLRNKEVKDAVKKLLSKVPLVPSV, encoded by the coding sequence ATGCAAGGAGAAAATTTCACTGTTTGGAGCCTTTTTTTCCTGGAGGGATTTTCCCGGTACCCAAGGTTAGAGATTGTTCTGTTTGTCTTCAGCCTTGTAATGTATTTGGTTACCCTCCTGGGTAATAGTACTCTTATTTTAATCACTGTCCTGGATTCACGCCTTCAAACCCCCATGTACTTGTTTCTTGGGAACCTCTCTTTCATGGATATCTGTTACACATCTGCTTCCATTCCCACTTTGCTTGTGAACTTGCTGTCATCCAAGAAAACCATTATCTTCTCTGGGTGTGTGGTACAGATGTACCTATCCCTTTCCATGGGATCCACAGAGTGCATACTTCTGGCTGTGATGGCCTATGACCgttatgtggccatctgcaaaccGCTGAGGTACCCCATCATCATGAACAGGCAAGTCTGTGTGCAGATGGCCACCCTCTCCTGGGTGACAGGCTGTCTCACTGCCCTGCTGGAAACTAGTTTTGCCCTGCAGATTCCCCTCTGTGGAAATGTCATTGATCACTTCACATGTGAAATTCTGGCGGTGCTAAAATTAGCTTGCATGAGTTCACTACTCATGGACATGGTTATGCTGGTGGTCAGTATTCTCCTTCTGCCCATTCCAATGCTCTTGATTTGCATCTCTTATGGCTTCATCCTTTCTACAATTCTGAGAATCAGTTCAACAGAGGGAAGAAACAAGGCTTTTTCAACTTGTGGTGCACACTTGACTGTGGTGATCTTATATTATGGAGCTGCCCTCTCCATGTACCTGAAGCCTTCTTCATCAAACTCACAAGAAATAGACAAGATCATTTCATTGCTTTATGGAGTGCTTACCCCTATGTTGAACCCAATAATTTACAGCTTaagaaacaaagaagtaaaaGATGCTGTGAAAAAACTGCTGAGCAAAGTGCCATTGGTACCAAGCGTGTGA